A window of Candidatus Bathyarchaeota archaeon contains these coding sequences:
- the ilvE gene encoding branched-chain-amino-acid transaminase, which yields MTNELQIYIDGKFYPKSEAKISVYDHGFLYGDGVFEGIRAYNGVVFKLKEHVDRLYRSAHAIMLQIPLTKEEMVQAVVETIRKNKMKDSYIRLVVSRGVGDLGLDPRKCPKATVIIIADTINIKAGNAKEVGITAVFTWVRRNPVDATTHEIKSLNYLNSVLGKIEANACGADEAICLEANGYIAEGVGENVFIVKDGELFTPPSATGALAGITAEVVTQLCKKLNLKLTVTNLTPFMIFTADEAFFTGTAMEMVPIREVNKRIIGDGKPGPVTKKLMAEFHKVIEDPKNGVKI from the coding sequence ATGACCAATGAACTTCAAATCTACATAGACGGCAAATTCTATCCGAAGTCAGAAGCAAAAATCAGCGTCTATGACCACGGGTTCCTCTACGGCGACGGCGTGTTCGAAGGAATCCGCGCGTACAACGGAGTGGTCTTCAAGCTCAAGGAGCATGTTGACCGCCTCTACCGCAGTGCACACGCCATTATGCTACAAATCCCCCTAACCAAAGAAGAGATGGTACAAGCTGTAGTTGAAACAATACGCAAAAACAAGATGAAAGACAGCTACATCCGCCTTGTCGTCTCACGCGGAGTCGGCGACCTCGGGTTAGACCCCCGCAAATGCCCCAAAGCCACAGTAATAATCATCGCGGACACCATAAACATCAAAGCAGGCAACGCCAAAGAAGTCGGCATCACCGCCGTTTTCACCTGGGTTAGACGCAACCCCGTGGATGCAACAACCCATGAAATCAAATCCCTCAACTACCTAAACAGTGTTCTTGGAAAAATCGAAGCTAACGCATGCGGAGCAGACGAAGCCATCTGCCTCGAAGCTAACGGCTACATAGCGGAGGGCGTCGGCGAAAACGTGTTCATCGTCAAAGACGGCGAACTCTTCACACCCCCTTCAGCTACAGGCGCATTGGCAGGCATAACCGCCGAAGTCGTCACCCAACTCTGCAAAAAACTCAACCTAAAACTCACTGTAACAAACCTCACGCCTTTCATGATTTTCACTGCAGACGAGGCCTTCTTCACAGGCACAGCCATGGAGATGGTGCCCATCAGAGAAGTCAACAAACGCATCATCGGCGACGGTAAACCTGGTCCAGTCACCAAGAAGTTGATGGCTGAATTCCACAAAGTAATCGAGGACCCGAAAAACGGCGTAAAAATCTAA
- the proS gene encoding proline--tRNA ligase — MSDTGVTVKKNVDFSEWYVEVVLKAELADYAPVKGCMIIRPDAYAVWEKIQQVVNQKIKETGHRNTYFPMFIPEAFLKKEAEHFEGFTPEVAWITQGGDTPLEEKLAVRPTSETIMYAMFSKWIRSWRDLPLKINQWCNIVRWETKATKLFLRTREFLWQEGHTAHATAEEAEAEVMWALNMYKDVVESYLAIPVLIGTKSESEKFAGALYTTALESIMPDGKALQMGTSHNLGQHFAKVFDVKYVGEDKADHYVWQTSWGITTRLIGAMIMVHGDDKGLVMPPKVAPTQVVIVPIPFKGLEAEAIAAKTKQIQSDLQARGISVILDDRGEYTPGWKFNQWELKGIPLRIEIGPRDIKNGQCVMVRRDTGQKAFVKDADILATAEKLLQDIQDNLLTKARAILAEKTTLVKDYDEFKQVCESKGGFLKAAWCGSPQCEAKIKDETGATIRIRPFQKEAPTSGCVYCGKEAVETVYFARSY; from the coding sequence ATGTCTGATACTGGAGTAACCGTAAAGAAAAACGTTGATTTCAGCGAATGGTACGTCGAAGTCGTCTTAAAAGCTGAATTAGCCGACTACGCCCCCGTTAAAGGCTGTATGATAATCCGCCCAGACGCGTATGCGGTTTGGGAAAAAATCCAGCAAGTCGTCAACCAAAAAATCAAGGAGACAGGCCACCGCAACACTTACTTCCCCATGTTCATCCCTGAAGCGTTCCTCAAAAAGGAAGCCGAGCACTTTGAAGGGTTTACTCCAGAAGTTGCCTGGATTACACAGGGCGGCGACACTCCGCTTGAGGAGAAGTTGGCGGTGCGTCCAACCAGCGAAACCATCATGTACGCTATGTTTAGCAAGTGGATTCGCAGCTGGCGGGATTTGCCCTTAAAGATTAACCAGTGGTGCAACATTGTTCGCTGGGAAACCAAAGCCACCAAACTTTTCCTGCGCACCCGCGAATTTCTTTGGCAGGAAGGCCACACAGCCCACGCCACCGCGGAAGAAGCAGAAGCAGAAGTCATGTGGGCGCTCAACATGTACAAAGACGTAGTTGAGAGCTACCTCGCCATCCCCGTATTAATCGGAACCAAGAGCGAAAGCGAAAAATTTGCAGGAGCCCTCTACACCACCGCGCTTGAATCCATCATGCCCGACGGCAAAGCCTTGCAGATGGGCACCAGCCACAACTTGGGGCAGCACTTCGCCAAGGTCTTTGACGTGAAATACGTCGGCGAAGACAAGGCTGACCACTATGTTTGGCAGACCAGTTGGGGCATCACAACGCGGCTCATCGGTGCCATGATTATGGTGCATGGCGACGACAAAGGTTTAGTTATGCCGCCGAAAGTTGCGCCGACGCAGGTTGTCATCGTTCCAATTCCGTTCAAGGGTTTAGAGGCAGAGGCTATCGCCGCTAAAACCAAGCAAATCCAAAGCGACCTCCAAGCCCGGGGCATAAGCGTCATCCTCGACGACCGAGGCGAGTACACACCCGGCTGGAAATTCAACCAGTGGGAACTCAAAGGCATACCCCTCCGCATCGAGATAGGCCCGCGAGACATCAAAAACGGGCAATGTGTGATGGTGCGACGAGATACAGGTCAAAAAGCATTCGTTAAAGACGCTGACATACTTGCTACCGCTGAGAAACTACTCCAAGACATCCAAGACAACCTACTCACCAAAGCCAGAGCCATCCTAGCCGAAAAAACCACTCTTGTCAAGGACTACGATGAGTTCAAACAGGTATGCGAAAGCAAAGGCGGCTTCCTAAAAGCGGCATGGTGCGGCAGTCCACAGTGCGAAGCCAAAATCAAAGACGAAACAGGTGCAACCATTCGTATCCGACCCTTCCAAAAGGAAGCGCCGACATCGGGATGCGTCTACTGCGGCAAAGAAGCAGTTGAAACGGTCTATTTTGCTAGGTCGTACTAA
- a CDS encoding glycosyltransferase family 2 protein, which translates to MSRPPMLLSIIIPVYNEELTIGNIIDRTKVAAQKIGLPYEIVVVDDRSYDGSLSVAKKHDVRVYTLKKHLGKGYALRAGFAKVKGDIIVTIDSDGSHWPEELHEVLSPVLSNKADMVIGSRYMNHKRVEARKLNKFGVRLFNYLIQLFTGVAITDSQSGYRAMKREVLAKQKLKSGEYEIESEMLVKTAKAGFRVSEVPITFEQRTYGRSGVDPMVDGSKITFSIILAYLKG; encoded by the coding sequence ATGAGCCGACCTCCGATGCTGCTATCCATCATTATCCCCGTGTACAACGAGGAATTGACGATAGGCAACATCATTGACCGCACCAAGGTGGCGGCGCAGAAAATCGGGTTGCCCTATGAGATCGTTGTGGTGGATGATCGCTCCTATGATGGGTCGCTTTCAGTAGCAAAGAAACATGACGTCAGGGTTTACACGCTAAAAAAGCATCTTGGCAAAGGTTACGCTTTGAGGGCTGGCTTCGCCAAAGTCAAAGGCGACATAATCGTCACCATAGACTCCGATGGGTCACATTGGCCCGAAGAACTCCACGAAGTCCTATCCCCCGTGCTGTCAAACAAAGCAGACATGGTTATCGGATCCCGCTACATGAACCACAAACGGGTTGAAGCCCGTAAACTCAACAAGTTCGGCGTTCGCCTTTTCAACTACCTCATTCAACTCTTCACAGGTGTCGCCATAACCGACAGCCAATCAGGTTACCGCGCAATGAAACGCGAAGTTCTCGCAAAGCAAAAGCTAAAGTCGGGAGAGTACGAAATAGAATCTGAAATGCTTGTCAAAACCGCGAAGGCAGGTTTCCGTGTCTCTGAGGTTCCGATTACGTTTGAGCAGCGCACCTATGGTCGTTCAGGTGTGGATCCTATGGTGGATGGCTCAAAAATCACGTTCTCAATCATCTTGGCGTATCTAAAGGGGTAA
- a CDS encoding glycosyltransferase, which translates to MVQSSYPKVSVIVASYNNQDTIAECLKSVLALDYPAGYVEVIVMDGVSKDETVKIAQQFPVKVISIRLNAPAAYNYAQKIASHPILGFIDSDAKVESDWLKKLVPHLDEPQVAGVSGSIETWNQDNPWARSIGYELKNRYRRLGKYTGRIATMNLLLKKSVVEEVGGWDEKLPSQYDTDFGFRMASKGYKIAYEPSAVCYHYNRPTLKAYYRQQLQYGKNTLKLYFKHGRLAKGDEITDVGMNVQPVLLLGVAVLFFLGLVPMLRFLWFGSLAVLLGMLIYFTYCAAKISAKYGDWSAMRLVVLYFVRSGAWFDGAVSTTLTFITGRGKQ; encoded by the coding sequence GTGGTGCAAAGCAGTTACCCCAAAGTTTCAGTTATCGTGGCGTCCTACAACAACCAAGACACCATCGCTGAGTGCCTCAAATCCGTTTTGGCACTGGATTACCCCGCGGGCTACGTGGAAGTCATCGTTATGGACGGCGTCAGCAAAGACGAAACCGTCAAAATCGCCCAACAATTCCCCGTCAAAGTCATCTCCATCCGCCTCAACGCACCCGCCGCCTACAACTACGCCCAAAAAATCGCCAGCCACCCCATCTTAGGCTTCATAGACTCCGACGCCAAAGTCGAATCGGATTGGCTAAAAAAGCTCGTTCCACACCTTGATGAGCCGCAGGTGGCAGGGGTCAGCGGCAGCATCGAAACATGGAACCAAGATAACCCATGGGCGCGCAGCATCGGGTACGAACTCAAAAACCGCTACCGCCGCCTCGGCAAATACACGGGGCGCATAGCCACCATGAATCTGCTGCTCAAAAAATCTGTAGTCGAAGAGGTGGGCGGCTGGGATGAGAAGCTACCAAGCCAGTATGATACGGATTTTGGGTTTCGAATGGCATCTAAGGGCTACAAAATCGCCTACGAACCCTCTGCAGTCTGCTACCACTACAATCGCCCCACGTTGAAGGCGTATTATCGGCAGCAGTTGCAGTACGGCAAGAACACGCTTAAACTCTACTTCAAGCATGGACGATTGGCCAAGGGCGACGAAATCACCGATGTGGGCATGAATGTGCAGCCTGTGTTGCTTTTGGGGGTTGCGGTGTTGTTCTTTTTGGGTTTGGTGCCGATGTTGCGGTTTCTGTGGTTTGGTTCGCTGGCCGTTCTTTTGGGTATGCTGATTTACTTTACGTATTGCGCGGCTAAAATCTCCGCCAAATATGGCGATTGGTCGGCTATGCGGCTTGTTGTGCTTTATTTTGTGCGGTCTGGGGCGTGGTTTGATGGCGCTGTGTCAACCACACTCACCTTCATCACTGGGAGGGGAAAACAGTGA
- a CDS encoding histidinol-phosphate aminotransferase family protein, which translates to MSSTCKKRRFVSHGGDIWGFSRKHNIPLEEVLEFSGPINFMGPPPKAVEAVKQNARLIKFYPDPNPVEFRETIANYVGHGVEPENILLGNGSIELIYMITEILPPKFRAVIPVPSFSEYEKAALRLGGEVTFVQLPTDFSLENDKIKAAVTDDTKIMCLCNPHSPSGKLYSKERVMDLVDFCHKKDVIFSIDENYIEFADEGDKNTVAGMVKEYENLFVIRSVTKFYGMAGLRFGYAVAANSLIEKLETMRQPWSINGLACQVTAAAFSDTEFIKSTKETINKNRAELAKELGAIEGLQVYPSTTNFLLIKILNRKFTSTVLKELLAKERILVRDCCTFMGMDDSYIRVTVRSAKDNQILVEKLKQILNH; encoded by the coding sequence GTGTCCAGCACATGTAAAAAGCGCCGATTCGTCAGCCACGGCGGCGACATCTGGGGTTTCAGCAGAAAACACAACATTCCCCTAGAAGAAGTGCTTGAATTCAGCGGACCCATCAACTTTATGGGGCCACCTCCCAAAGCTGTAGAAGCCGTCAAACAAAACGCCCGATTAATCAAGTTCTACCCTGACCCCAACCCAGTCGAATTCAGAGAAACCATAGCCAACTATGTCGGGCACGGTGTGGAACCCGAAAACATCCTACTGGGCAACGGCTCCATCGAACTCATCTATATGATAACCGAAATCCTCCCGCCGAAATTCCGCGCAGTTATCCCGGTGCCGTCCTTTTCAGAATACGAAAAAGCAGCCCTTCGACTCGGCGGCGAAGTCACCTTCGTCCAGCTACCCACGGACTTCTCGCTGGAGAACGACAAAATCAAAGCCGCCGTAACCGACGACACCAAAATCATGTGCCTCTGCAACCCCCACAGCCCCTCAGGCAAACTCTACAGCAAAGAACGCGTCATGGATCTGGTGGATTTCTGCCACAAAAAAGACGTCATCTTTAGCATAGACGAAAACTACATCGAATTCGCCGACGAAGGCGACAAAAACACCGTTGCAGGTATGGTAAAGGAATACGAGAACCTGTTTGTTATCCGCTCAGTCACCAAATTCTACGGGATGGCGGGCTTGCGGTTCGGCTACGCGGTTGCAGCGAACAGTTTGATTGAAAAGTTGGAGACGATGCGGCAGCCTTGGAGCATAAACGGGTTAGCATGCCAAGTAACTGCGGCAGCGTTTAGTGACACCGAATTCATTAAAAGCACCAAAGAAACCATCAACAAAAACCGCGCAGAACTCGCCAAAGAACTCGGGGCAATCGAAGGTTTACAGGTGTATCCGTCCACAACCAACTTTTTGCTCATAAAAATCCTCAACCGAAAATTCACCTCAACCGTCCTCAAGGAGTTGCTGGCAAAAGAGCGCATCTTAGTGCGCGACTGCTGCACATTTATGGGCATGGACGACAGCTACATCCGCGTCACAGTTCGCTCAGCAAAAGACAACCAGATACTGGTAGAGAAACTAAAGCAGATACTCAACCATTGA
- the crcB gene encoding fluoride efflux transporter CrcB: MKWLEFGLLALGAVIGAYLRYRMVESPVTFFGLPVNVLMVNVSGSFILGLFSVLSLAFNLDSRYTLFMAIGFCGSYTTMSSFELETVNLMDNHRLGAAALDMAANVGFSFVAVILGRLLGTAVVERVF, from the coding sequence ATGAAATGGCTGGAATTTGGCCTCTTAGCACTCGGCGCCGTGATTGGAGCCTATTTACGGTACAGAATGGTGGAGTCTCCAGTGACTTTTTTTGGGCTTCCAGTTAATGTTTTGATGGTTAATGTTTCAGGAAGCTTCATTTTGGGGTTGTTCTCGGTTCTATCTTTGGCGTTTAACTTAGACTCAAGGTACACTCTATTTATGGCGATAGGTTTCTGCGGCTCCTACACTACGATGTCCTCTTTCGAACTTGAAACAGTTAACCTGATGGATAATCACCGATTAGGCGCCGCAGCTTTAGATATGGCGGCAAACGTTGGGTTCTCGTTTGTGGCGGTTATCCTTGGCAGGCTTCTAGGGACAGCAGTTGTTGAGAGGGTGTTTTGA
- a CDS encoding glycosyltransferase: MNDQMVLRDKVVCSIKSVVSAAPKLGLIKKPRYHKDGVSFLVAVKDEERWIKPCILSIQDVADEIIVVDSSVEDHTTEIVESLAAKNPKIKHMRFYGGGPFAFALALHIGLVNVSYKWVFKWDSDLVARNTECLKEWMGRLKQLDQDRYYVIDVPRINLEPDLQHQSKSLPFGAFEGRLFTWSPELRWGLKENYYEQVSGDSIWGHRFPPWFNNLRWSEPYIFHCNIKSPKRTLTRGFWGDYMMRKETQFKTLEEYTAYRVRKDWNMSMEEAQNKVLSDLMKDAEPYDKARFGELPTVLQTA; the protein is encoded by the coding sequence TTGAACGACCAGATGGTTCTCCGCGACAAAGTCGTTTGCTCAATCAAAAGCGTTGTATCAGCCGCGCCGAAACTTGGACTAATAAAAAAACCCCGCTACCACAAAGACGGCGTAAGCTTCCTTGTTGCCGTTAAAGACGAAGAACGCTGGATTAAACCCTGCATACTCTCCATCCAAGACGTCGCAGACGAGATAATCGTGGTTGACAGCTCAGTTGAAGATCACACCACAGAAATCGTGGAGTCACTTGCCGCGAAGAACCCAAAGATTAAGCATATGCGATTCTATGGCGGTGGACCCTTCGCTTTTGCATTAGCGCTACACATTGGGTTGGTTAATGTTAGTTATAAGTGGGTGTTTAAGTGGGACAGCGATTTGGTCGCCCGAAACACTGAGTGCCTAAAAGAGTGGATGGGCAGATTAAAACAGCTAGACCAAGACCGATACTACGTCATTGACGTACCCCGAATAAACCTTGAACCAGACCTGCAGCATCAATCTAAATCCTTACCATTCGGCGCCTTCGAAGGCAGATTATTCACATGGAGCCCCGAGTTACGTTGGGGTCTAAAAGAAAACTACTATGAACAGGTTTCGGGCGATAGCATCTGGGGGCACCGGTTCCCACCGTGGTTTAACAACTTGAGATGGTCTGAACCTTACATTTTTCACTGCAACATCAAAAGTCCCAAGCGTACACTTACACGTGGCTTCTGGGGCGACTACATGATGCGCAAAGAAACCCAATTCAAAACCCTGGAAGAATACACCGCGTACAGGGTGCGGAAAGACTGGAATATGAGCATGGAAGAAGCCCAAAACAAAGTGCTGAGTGATCTTATGAAGGACGCGGAACCCTACGATAAAGCGCGCTTCGGAGAATTACCTACCGTACTGCAGACCGCTTGA
- a CDS encoding aminotransferase class I/II-fold pyridoxal phosphate-dependent enzyme — MAGIKVTKRASNIEYAIRDVIVHTKELIKNGKKIYYLNIGDPAAFDFKTPPSLKEALCTAIAKEDNYYSPSEGLLELRQAVANKEKKVNNVDITADDVLVTEGISEGIEMLLGAIVEKGDEILFPGPTYPPYISYTRFFDGTPVAYETIEKEGWQPNIDDLRSKITEKTRAIVIINPNNPTGAVYDRKTIKQILDIAGEHDLPVISDEIYDQLTYEKEFVSAAEVTKDVPVVGLNGFSKVYQMTGWRLGYMYFKGEGKQLEALKDGVEKQCRIRICANTPVQIAATAALNGPQDFVNDIVDRLRQRRDYSYKRLNEIEGVSTTKPEGAFYIFPKIEGIGKRWKDDMDFVVQLLKATGVLIVHGSGFDPVYGKDHARIVFLPPISELEKAYDALEGFMKNGQHRGRGHVGHG, encoded by the coding sequence TTGGCAGGCATCAAAGTAACCAAACGCGCAAGCAACATCGAATACGCCATACGGGACGTTATAGTTCATACTAAGGAACTGATTAAGAACGGCAAAAAAATCTATTACTTAAACATCGGTGACCCCGCGGCGTTTGACTTTAAAACTCCACCCAGCCTCAAAGAAGCGCTTTGCACCGCCATTGCCAAAGAAGACAACTACTACTCGCCCTCAGAAGGCCTGCTTGAGTTGCGGCAGGCAGTGGCAAATAAAGAGAAAAAAGTCAACAACGTCGACATAACCGCAGACGACGTACTGGTCACAGAGGGCATCTCTGAAGGCATCGAGATGCTTCTGGGCGCCATCGTAGAGAAAGGAGACGAAATCCTTTTCCCCGGACCCACATATCCCCCATACATCAGTTACACTCGATTCTTCGACGGCACCCCAGTCGCGTACGAAACCATCGAAAAAGAAGGTTGGCAACCCAACATAGATGACCTCCGCAGCAAAATCACGGAGAAAACACGCGCCATCGTCATAATCAACCCTAACAACCCAACAGGAGCAGTCTACGACCGAAAAACCATCAAACAAATCCTCGACATCGCAGGGGAACACGACCTGCCAGTAATCAGCGACGAAATCTACGACCAACTCACCTACGAAAAAGAGTTCGTCAGCGCAGCAGAAGTAACCAAGGACGTTCCAGTAGTTGGACTGAACGGTTTCAGCAAAGTTTACCAAATGACAGGCTGGCGTTTGGGATACATGTACTTCAAGGGCGAAGGCAAACAACTTGAGGCACTCAAAGACGGCGTAGAGAAACAGTGCAGAATCCGCATTTGCGCTAACACACCCGTCCAGATTGCAGCAACCGCCGCACTTAACGGTCCACAGGACTTCGTCAACGACATCGTGGACAGACTTCGTCAACGTCGAGATTACAGCTACAAACGCCTAAACGAAATCGAAGGCGTCAGCACCACCAAACCTGAAGGCGCATTCTACATTTTCCCCAAAATCGAGGGTATCGGTAAACGCTGGAAGGACGACATGGACTTCGTGGTGCAACTGCTTAAAGCGACAGGTGTGCTCATTGTGCACGGTTCAGGTTTTGACCCTGTCTACGGAAAAGACCACGCCCGAATTGTGTTTCTGCCGCCGATTAGCGAGTTAGAAAAGGCTTATGACGCTCTGGAAGGTTTCATGAAAAATGGGCAGCATAGAGGCCGCGGCCACGTAGGTCACGGATAA
- a CDS encoding threonine--tRNA ligase, which yields MRILQLHSNFIVFKPIEKEINIAEEASKEETRIEEVVVLFVAVEEGDSSALAQKAIDDARAFLGKLKVNRVLIYPFAHLSSNLSQPSQALAIIKDMEVYAKSKGIETFRAPFGWNKQFTISIKGHPLAEMARSYTSTQEVAEAKAPCEGKKEEEPVSAALKAEDTLKSYWHILQTDGSLVPIEEYKFKGKSNLQKFSQYEIKKTRAVTQMPPHVPLMKRLEIADYEPGSDPGNVRWYPKGRLMKSLLEQYVSLRVAQYGGMEVETPLMYDFNHPSLSSYLNRFPARQYVLKSEDKELFLRFAACFGQFLMAHDAQFSYKQMPIKLYELTRYSFRREKSGEVVGLKRLRAFTMPDCHAFCTDLEQAKKEFMIRFDLCIDVLENIGLVKDDYEIAMRFTKDFYAEHKDFIASLAAKFGKPILAEVWNERFFYFALKWDLNFVDNQDKAAALSTDQIDVENAKRYGITYVDEKGEKQFPLILHCSPSGAIERDIYALLEKAYREQMTGKAPMLPLWLSPTQVRLIPISDKFLDKVEALAQQISSHNIRVDIDDSASTLQKKIREAEQEWVPYIIVVGEKEIESGTLSVRVREEKGKQETMTADQLIKKVSEKIAGKPFKPLPLPLYLSKRPSFHG from the coding sequence ATGCGCATTTTACAGTTACATTCCAACTTTATAGTTTTCAAACCCATAGAGAAAGAAATCAACATAGCCGAAGAAGCCTCCAAAGAAGAAACCCGCATCGAAGAAGTCGTTGTGCTCTTCGTTGCGGTTGAGGAAGGCGACAGTTCAGCGTTGGCACAGAAAGCCATAGATGACGCCCGTGCGTTCTTGGGTAAACTCAAAGTTAACCGCGTCCTCATCTACCCCTTCGCGCACCTCAGCAGTAATCTCAGCCAACCCAGCCAAGCACTCGCCATAATCAAAGACATGGAAGTCTACGCCAAAAGCAAAGGCATAGAAACCTTCCGCGCCCCGTTTGGCTGGAACAAGCAATTCACTATATCCATCAAAGGGCACCCGCTGGCTGAGATGGCTCGCAGCTACACTTCTACACAGGAAGTGGCGGAAGCGAAGGCGCCCTGTGAAGGCAAAAAGGAAGAGGAACCTGTCTCTGCGGCGCTTAAAGCAGAAGACACCCTGAAGTCTTATTGGCATATTCTGCAAACGGACGGTTCATTGGTGCCGATTGAAGAGTACAAGTTCAAAGGCAAAAGTAACCTGCAGAAATTTAGCCAATACGAAATCAAGAAGACCCGCGCCGTCACACAGATGCCTCCGCATGTTCCGTTGATGAAGCGGCTTGAAATCGCTGACTACGAACCAGGCAGCGATCCTGGCAACGTGCGATGGTACCCCAAAGGTCGTTTGATGAAGTCGCTACTTGAGCAGTACGTTAGTCTCCGAGTGGCGCAGTATGGCGGTATGGAGGTTGAGACGCCGCTGATGTATGACTTCAACCACCCAAGCCTTTCAAGTTACCTGAACCGTTTCCCTGCACGCCAATACGTCCTCAAATCCGAAGACAAAGAACTCTTTCTCCGTTTCGCCGCGTGCTTTGGGCAGTTCCTCATGGCACATGACGCCCAGTTCAGCTACAAACAGATGCCAATCAAACTCTACGAACTAACCCGTTACAGTTTCCGCAGAGAGAAAAGCGGCGAAGTCGTCGGGCTAAAACGGCTCCGTGCGTTCACGATGCCTGATTGTCACGCCTTCTGCACTGACCTTGAGCAGGCTAAGAAGGAGTTCATGATCCGCTTCGACCTCTGCATCGACGTCCTAGAAAACATCGGCTTGGTCAAAGATGACTACGAGATTGCGATGCGCTTTACAAAGGACTTCTACGCAGAGCATAAAGACTTCATCGCTTCGTTGGCAGCCAAATTTGGCAAGCCCATCCTTGCTGAAGTCTGGAACGAGCGCTTCTTCTATTTCGCCCTGAAATGGGACTTAAACTTTGTAGACAACCAAGACAAAGCCGCCGCGCTGAGCACCGACCAGATTGATGTGGAGAACGCGAAACGTTACGGCATAACCTACGTGGACGAGAAAGGCGAAAAACAGTTCCCACTGATTTTACACTGTAGCCCAAGCGGCGCCATCGAACGTGACATTTATGCGTTGCTGGAGAAGGCTTACCGTGAGCAGATGACGGGGAAAGCGCCCATGTTGCCGCTGTGGCTGTCACCAACTCAGGTCCGCCTGATTCCGATATCTGACAAGTTCCTCGACAAAGTCGAAGCCCTCGCACAGCAAATCTCCTCGCACAACATCCGCGTTGACATAGACGATTCCGCCTCGACGCTTCAGAAGAAGATCCGTGAAGCTGAGCAGGAGTGGGTGCCCTACATCATCGTGGTGGGGGAAAAAGAAATCGAGTCAGGAACCCTGTCTGTTCGTGTTCGCGAAGAGAAGGGCAAACAAGAAACCATGACTGCAGATCAACTCATCAAGAAGGTATCGGAGAAGATCGCTGGTAAACCGTTTAAGCCTCTGCCGTTGCCGCTGTATCTGTCTAAGCGCCCCTCGTTCCACGGTTAA
- a CDS encoding PfkB family carbohydrate kinase produces MAATCPDVTVVGHFSVDTLKLPTRKAPFVVLGGSATYTSFAAKTLGASVSVISRVGKGFPQAYLWWLEQEGINISAVTRYPDEATTGFELEYNQDFSERKLRLKNKGTPITLNDIPKDFRGKAVHLAPIANEISFEVSEQLKKCADVLSLDPQGLIRSFDEQGNVAEDAIVDSHIFSLINILKASQNEIYALTGEKDLKPALKTIHDIGVETVIVTLGAKGSVLSVEGAEYNIGVCPSQVLVDPTGAGDVFMGGFLTEYLGQKESLWCAAVGSAAASCVVEGIGPTYFGKKEIIYERAQRLFEKELKQ; encoded by the coding sequence ATGGCGGCAACCTGTCCCGACGTAACAGTAGTAGGACACTTTTCAGTAGACACCCTCAAACTGCCCACAAGAAAAGCGCCTTTTGTAGTTTTAGGCGGTTCAGCAACCTACACCTCCTTTGCTGCCAAAACGCTCGGCGCCTCAGTTAGTGTGATTTCAAGGGTTGGCAAAGGTTTTCCGCAAGCGTATTTGTGGTGGCTGGAACAGGAAGGCATCAACATATCCGCAGTCACAAGGTACCCTGACGAGGCTACAACGGGCTTCGAGTTAGAGTATAACCAAGACTTTTCAGAGCGGAAACTGAGACTCAAAAACAAAGGCACCCCCATAACCCTCAACGACATCCCTAAAGATTTCCGCGGCAAAGCAGTCCACTTGGCGCCCATTGCTAATGAAATCAGTTTTGAAGTGTCTGAGCAACTTAAAAAATGCGCTGACGTGCTTTCGCTTGATCCTCAGGGTTTGATTCGCAGCTTCGATGAGCAAGGCAACGTCGCCGAAGACGCCATCGTAGACAGCCACATCTTTAGCTTAATTAACATCTTAAAGGCTTCACAGAACGAAATCTACGCATTAACAGGCGAGAAAGACCTCAAACCAGCCCTAAAAACCATTCATGACATCGGCGTAGAAACAGTCATCGTAACCTTGGGCGCCAAAGGTTCCGTGCTCTCCGTGGAGGGTGCGGAGTACAACATCGGTGTTTGTCCATCACAGGTGCTAGTTGACCCCACAGGCGCAGGAGACGTTTTCATGGGTGGTTTCTTAACAGAGTATCTGGGTCAGAAGGAGTCGCTTTGGTGTGCTGCGGTTGGTTCTGCTGCCGCGTCATGTGTAGTGGAAGGGATCGGCCCCACATATTTTGGTAAGAAAGAAATAATTTATGAACGGGCACAGCGACTTTTCGAAAAAGAACTCAAACAATAA